The genomic stretch CGTTCGCACGGATGAACAACTTCAGCTTCTGGCTGCTGCCCGTTGCTGCCGTGCTGCTGGTCGGTTCGTTCTTCGTGCCGGGCGGCGCGACGGCCGCCGGCTGGACGCTGTACGCGCCGCTGTCAACGCAGATGGGTCCGGGCATGGACTTCGCCATCTTCGCGGTGCACATCATGGGTGCGTCGTCGATCATGGGCGGCATCAACATCGTCGTGACGATCCTGAACATGCGCGCGCCGGGCCTTACGCTGATGAAGATGCCGATGTTCGTGTGGACGTGGCTGATCACGGCCTACCTGCTAATCGCCGTAATGCCGGTGCTGGCAGGCGCGATCACGATGGTGCTGTTCGACCGTCACTTCGGCACGTCGTTCTTCAGCGCGGCAGGCGGCGGCGACCCGGTGATGTACCAGCACATCTTCTGGTTCTTCGGCCATCCCGAGGTGTACATCATGATCTTGCCGGCGTTCGGGATCGTGTCTCAGGTGATCCCGGCGTTCGCGCGCAAGCCCCTGTTCGGCTATAGCTCGATGGTGTACGCAACGGCGTCGATCGCGATCCTGTCGTTCATGGTCTGGGCGCACCACATGTTCGCTACGGGCATGCCCGTCACGGGGCAGTTGTTCTTCATGTACGCGACGATGCTGATCGCCGTGCCGACGGGCGTGAAGGTGTTCAACTGGGTCGCGACGATGTGGCGCGGTTCACTGACGTTCGAAACGCCGATGCTGTTCGCGGTGGGCTTCCTGTTCGTGTTCACGTTCGGCGGTCTGACGGGGCTGATGCTCGCCATGGCGCCACTCGACATCCAGTATCACGGCACCTACTTCGTGGTCGCGCACTTCCACTACGTGCTGGTGGCGGGTTCGCTGTTCGGCCTCTTTGCCGGGTGGTATTACTGGTCGCCAAAGTGGACGGGTTGGATGTACAACGAGACGCGCGGCAAGATCCACTTCTGGTCGTCGCTGATCTTCTTCAACCTCGCGTTCCTGCCCATGCACTTCGTCGGTCTTGCGGGCATGCCGCGTCGCTACGCCGACTATCCGGCGCAATTCGCCGACTGGAACCAGGTGATCACCATCGGCGCATTCGGCTTCGGTCTCGCCCAGGTGTATTTCCTGTTCGCGGTCGCGCTGCCGGCTTATCGCGGCGGCGGCGAACTCGAAAAAGCGAGCGACAAGCCGTGGGACGGCGCGACGGGCCTCGAGTGGACCGTGCCGAGCCCGGCTCCGTTCCACACGTTCGAAAACCCGCCGACGGTCGAATAAGCCGCAAGCAGTCTTCGATGCTTCCACTTCGGCGTCGCGACGCCGGAGTGGGAGAGGAAGCAAACAGTGCAGCAGTACCGCATCAAGAAAGTCGAGCATGAGCCGGAATCCACAAAAAAGACGTACGCCTGAAGAGATTCGTGCAGGAAATCTGCGACTCGGTCTGATTCTGCTTGCCGTCGTCGCCGTCTTTTTTCTGGGTGCCGTTGTCAAGCAGGTCTGGTTTGCTTCCTGACCTGCCGTGACGAATTCGTAGCGCCGTGAATGTGATCTGTTGAGGAAGTTCGATGTCGACGCAACCGCCCGCCGAGGCCGATCGTTCTTTTAACCGACCGATGTTGTTCAAGCTCGTCGTCGTCGCGTTGCTGATGTTCGGCTTCGGGTTTGCGCTAGTGCCGATGTATCGCGCGATCTGCGAGGTCACGGGAATCAACAACCTCGTGCAGCGTGATGCAACGGCGCGCGAGGCGAAGAACACTCAGGTCGACACGAGCCGCACGATTTCGATCGAGTTCGACGCGAATGCGCGCGGCCCACTCGGTTTCAAGCCGGAGCAGAACAGCATCGACGTTCATCCTGGCGAAGTGACGACGGTGATGTATGACGTGAGCAACCAGCAGGCGCGCACGATTCAGGCTCAGGCCATTCCGAGCTACGCGCCTAAGCAGGCCACCGAATACTTCAAGAAGATCGAGTGTTTTTGCTTTACGCAGCAGACGTTGAAGGCGAACGAGTCGAAGCGGATGCCCGTGGTGTTCGTCGTCGATCCAAAGCTGCCGAAAGACGTGAAGACGATCACGTTGTCGTACACGTTCTTCGAACTGAACGCGCAGCCCACGACGCGCGGCACGGATGGACAGACGGCGGACGGTGCGGCGAAAGCATCGAATCCCGCCTGACGCGTACCCAACGACGCTTGCCCAACGAAGGCGAGAACCATGAACGATAGCGGTCACGGCAGGAAGAGCAGCTTCGGGCAGTCGATGAAAGCCGTGATGTGGTCCTTTTTCGGCGTGCGCAAACGGCGCGATCTGGAGGCGGATGCCACGCAGCTGAATCCGCTTCACGTGATCGCCGCGGCGCTGATCGGCGCAGCGATTTTCATCGGCGTGCTGATTCTGATTGTGCGCGTGGTGGTTGGTTAGACGAGGCCGGGACGCAGCACGCGGTCTTCACGCAACGAATGGATGGAGCAGGACGGCGCAACGCAGCGCGCCGCAGGAGAGAGCCGGGGCGCAGCGCAGTCGGCTGCGGATTCAACCGGACCAAGCGGAACAACTGGACTGAAGTGGAGAAACAACAATGAGCGGTCAAAACGAGAGCCCGTACTATTTCATACCGCATCCGTCGCGGCATCCGATCAGCGCGGCCGTTGGCCTGCTGGTCATGCTCGGATCGTTTGCGGCGTGGGTGAACGGCGAGCCGT from Paraburkholderia phymatum STM815 encodes the following:
- the ctaD gene encoding cytochrome c oxidase subunit I, with protein sequence MSSIGHDVAAGHEHVHGDHAHETPHGWRRWLYATNHKDIGTLYLLFSFIMFLSGGVMALGIRAELFEPGLQIMRPEFFNQLTTMHGLIMVFGAIMPAFVGFANWMIPLQIGASDMAFARMNNFSFWLLPVAAVLLVGSFFVPGGATAAGWTLYAPLSTQMGPGMDFAIFAVHIMGASSIMGGINIVVTILNMRAPGLTLMKMPMFVWTWLITAYLLIAVMPVLAGAITMVLFDRHFGTSFFSAAGGGDPVMYQHIFWFFGHPEVYIMILPAFGIVSQVIPAFARKPLFGYSSMVYATASIAILSFMVWAHHMFATGMPVTGQLFFMYATMLIAVPTGVKVFNWVATMWRGSLTFETPMLFAVGFLFVFTFGGLTGLMLAMAPLDIQYHGTYFVVAHFHYVLVAGSLFGLFAGWYYWSPKWTGWMYNETRGKIHFWSSLIFFNLAFLPMHFVGLAGMPRRYADYPAQFADWNQVITIGAFGFGLAQVYFLFAVALPAYRGGGELEKASDKPWDGATGLEWTVPSPAPFHTFENPPTVE
- a CDS encoding cytochrome oxidase small assembly protein, which produces MSRNPQKRRTPEEIRAGNLRLGLILLAVVAVFFLGAVVKQVWFAS
- a CDS encoding cytochrome c oxidase assembly protein is translated as MSTQPPAEADRSFNRPMLFKLVVVALLMFGFGFALVPMYRAICEVTGINNLVQRDATAREAKNTQVDTSRTISIEFDANARGPLGFKPEQNSIDVHPGEVTTVMYDVSNQQARTIQAQAIPSYAPKQATEYFKKIECFCFTQQTLKANESKRMPVVFVVDPKLPKDVKTITLSYTFFELNAQPTTRGTDGQTADGAAKASNPA
- a CDS encoding DUF2970 domain-containing protein — protein: MNDSGHGRKSSFGQSMKAVMWSFFGVRKRRDLEADATQLNPLHVIAAALIGAAIFIGVLILIVRVVVG